The Misgurnus anguillicaudatus chromosome 21, ASM2758022v2, whole genome shotgun sequence genome includes a window with the following:
- the LOC141353228 gene encoding E3 SUMO-protein ligase ZBED1-like, giving the protein MKGKMSKERVDECHRAVTRFVVKGLHPFATVESPSFREMTKALNPKYNPPSRDTLSNHLIPAWYIIEKEKIKSDLEKVSKIAVTSDCWTSICQDHYITVTSHYITEGKMNQKVLKTKAVYKAQTGVVVAEEIGDILDEFGIRSKIAAITVDNASNMNVAVQKLDLVKIGCFAHTLNLGAQSVYTIASVAKCTAKIRGVIVWMKRSTMAKTVLREKQQILNLPQHSLLLDVRTRWNSLYLMFERFLEQYAAIQAASLDPRLKKPMERDRYNSFWNAD; this is encoded by the exons ATGAAGGGGAAGATGAGCAAGGAGAGAGTGGATGAATGTCATAGGGCGGTGACAAGATTTGTGGTGAAGGGGTTACATCCTTTTGCTACAGTTGAGTCGCCTTCATTTAG GGAGATGACAAAGGCCCTAAATCCCAAATACAACCCACCCTCCAGGGATACACTGTCCAATCATTTGATACCAGCTTGGTACATcatagaaaaagaaaaaattaaatcagACCTGGAAAAGGTCAGCAAAATTGCAGTTACCAGTGATTGCTGGACAAGCATTTGCCAGGACCATTACATCACGGTCACATCACATTATATCACTGAGGGAAAGATGAATCAGAAAGTCCTTAAAACAAAAGCTGTATACAAAGCTCAAACAGGAGTAGTGGTAGCAGAAGAAATTGGGGATATTTTAGATGAGTTTGGGATAAGGAGCAAAATTGCAGCTATTACAGTGGATAATGCATCCAACATGAATGTGGCAGTACAAAAGCTTGACCTCGTAAAAATAGGCTGCTTTGCACACACACTTAATCTTGGGGCCCAAAGTGTATACACAATTGCCTCAGTGGCAAAATGTACTGCAAAGATTCGGGGCGTGATTGTCTGGATGAAGAGGTCAACCATGGCCAAAACTGTGCTCCGGGAGAAACAACAGATTCTGA ATCTTCCCCAGCACTCTCTCCTTCTCGATGTCAGAACCCGCTGGAACTCTCTTTACTTAATGTTTGAGAGGTTCCTTGAGCAGTATGCAGCAATTCAGGCAGCCTCTCTGGATCCAAGGCTAAAAAAACCCATGGAGAGGGACAGGTATAATAGCTTTTGGAATGCTGATTGA